A genome region from Salvia splendens isolate huo1 chromosome 19, SspV2, whole genome shotgun sequence includes the following:
- the LOC121779373 gene encoding ATP-dependent RNA helicase-like protein DB10, producing the protein MAGVRYAPEDPSLPKPWKGLVDGNTGNLYFWNPVTNVTQYEKPVASPVVSLVVASDALGSSAQKDSQCRDEGGNNNAGSAKPASDPEADQSARDRPDHTSSDQNVAKSEVHKPIESKGAETGLSVEAYRRRHEITVTGGNVPPPFISFQSTGFPSEILREAQQAGFSAPTPIQAQSWPIANQGRDIVAIAKTGSGKTLGYLIPGFIHLKEKRNNPKMGPTILVLSPTRELATQIQDEAVKFGKSSRISCTCLYGGAPKGPQIKDLDRGVDIVVATPGRLNDLLEMKRVYLHQISYLVLDEADRMLDMGFEPQIRKIVKEVPPRRQTLMYTATWPKEVRKIAADLLTNPVQVNIGNSDELVANKSITQHIEVISQMDKRRRLEQILRSQQPGSKIIIFCSTKKMCDILAENLYRQFGAAAIHGDKCQGERDHVLNEFRTGKAPVLVATDVAARGLDVKDIRVVVNYDFPTGVEDYVHRIGRTGRAGATGEAYTFFGDQDARHASDLVKILEGANQNVPAELGEMASRGGGMGRGRRQWGSGSSGRNDSSYGGCNDSPYGGRGSSGGWGTPSFPDRQDKYGSGSFGHDSNATGSFHQKSFHESMMAASNNKDRIRSRSPNRNSEWANKNSSTEKFDGATINQRSFHETMMAAAQSIKSDAADMQSGNGLGHKHHTDHKEDGNNAPTEPLREDQPAWA; encoded by the exons ATGGCTGGTGTACGGTATGCACCAGAAGACCCTTCACTTCCAAAGCCATGGAAAGGACTGGTTGATGGTAATACTGGAAATCTTTACTTCTGGAACCCAGTGACCAACGTTACACAGTATGAGAAACCTGTTGCCTCCCCTGTTGTGAGCTTGGTAGTTGCTAGTGATGCTTTGGGTTCATCTGCTCAAAAGGACTCACAGTGCCGTGATGAAGGCGGAAACAACAATGCTGGCTCAGCGAAGCCTGCTTCTGATCCAGAAGCTGATCAG TCTGCCAGAGACAGACCAGATCATACGTCGAGTGATCAGAATGTGGCAAAAAGTGAGGTGCATAAACCCATTGAATCTAAAGGTGCAGAAACTGGGTTATCTGTAGAGGCATATCGCCGTCGTCATGAAATTACTGTAACT GGAGGAAATGTGCCCCCACCATTCATCTCATTTCAATCCACTGGTTTTCCCTCGGAGATTTTAAGGGAG GCTCAACAAGCTGGTTTCTCTGCTCCAACTCCAATCCAGGCGCAATCATGGCCAATTGCTAACCAAGGTCGTGATATAGTAGCCATTGCCAAGACAGGATCTGGGAAGACTTTGGGTTACTTAATTCCTGGATTTATTCATCTGAAAGAAAAGCGCAATAATCCTAAAATGGGTCCAACTATTTTGGTGCTATCGCCAACAAGAGAGTTGGCAACACAGATACAAGACGAAGCAGTGAAGTTTGGGAAATCATCTAGGATATCTTGCACG TGTCTATATGGGGGTGCACCAAAAGGACCTCAGATTAAAGACTTAGACAGAGGTGTTGATATTGTGGTGGCTACGCCTGGTCGATTGAATGATCTTTTGGAGATGAAGAGAGTTTATCTCCATCAAATTTCATATTTGGTGTTGGATGAGGCAGACAGAATGCTAGATATGGGCTTTGAACCCCAAATAAGGAAAATTGTGAAGGAGGTGCCTCCACGTAGGCAAACCTTGATGTACACGGCAACATGGCCAAAGGAGGTGCGAAAAATTGCTGCTGATCTACTGACGAACCCTGTTCAGGTTAACATAGGAAATTCTGATGAGCTTGTTGCCAACAAGTCAATAACCCAG CATATTGAAGTTATATCACAAATGGATAAGCGTCGTCGTTTGGAACAGATATTAAGGTCTCAACAACCAGGATCAAAGATAATTATCTTTTGCTCTACTAAGAAAATGTGCGATATCCTTGCTGAAAACCTATATAGGCAATTTGGAGCTGCTGCTATTCATGGTGACAAATGTCAGGGTGAAAGGGATCACGTGCTGAACGAATTTCGCACTGGAAAGGCCCCAGTGCTTGTAGCCACTGATGTTGCTGCTCGTGGATTGGACGTTAAGGATATTAG GGTGGTAGTAAACTATGACTTCCCGACAGGAGTAGAGGATTATGTACACAGAATTGGAAGAACAGGTCGGGCAGGTGCCACTGGAGAGGCTTACACTTTTTTCGGTGATCAGGATGCAAGACATGCTTCCGATCTTGTCAAAATTCTGGAAGGAGCGAATCAAAATGTCCCTGCTGAACTTGGTGAAATGGCATCACGTGGTGGTGGGATGGGAAGAGGAAGGCGCCAGTGGGGCTCTGGGTCTTCCGGACGTAATGATTCTTCCTATGGTGGATGTAATGACTCTCCCTACGGTGGAAGAGGCAGCAGCGGAGGTTGGGGAACACCGTCGTTTCCTGATAGACAGGACAA GTATGGTTCTGGGTCATTTGGTCACGACTCAAACGCTACTGGAAGCTTTCATCAGAAGAGCTTTCACGAGAGCATGATGGCTGCTTCGAATAATAAAGATAGAATCCGAAGCAGAAGCCCCAACCGGAATTCAGAATGGGCCAATAAGAACTCCAGCACAGAGAAATTTGATGGAGCCACCATTAACCAGCGCAGTTTTCACGAAACTATGATGGCAGCGGCTCAATCAATTAAATCTGATGCTGCAGACATGCAATCGGGAAATGGACTTGGCCACAAACATCACACTGACCACAAAGAGGATGGCAACAATGCACCAACTGAACCATTGAGGGAAGATCAACCTGCTTGGGCCTGA
- the LOC121779264 gene encoding putative late blight resistance protein homolog R1A-10, with product MAAYGALVSLMHIIDTLEKHPSPPISINKKQVQSLTQNITFLQEFLDSYISPFAESHDADPLERRIADAVYAAEDVIESHIVDQIHSGSTIVADHDFYHNLQKVIEEMDLINKEVKSIAVEAQTKQRPVAALTPSSSTVKENVIVGSKEVFIEVLDKLAGNQLNRQIIPITGMGGIGKTTLAMNLFENALVKERFDIRAWTTISQTYNVRETLREVLFRASGGDSSSDLSENELGQKLYQFLFGRRYLVIMDDMWSIEAWEKIKNFFPDNQNGSRIIVTTRLSDLSSQLNESCIVGMKFLDEASSWDLFGMTVFGKESCPIELEKIGKNIVANCKGLPLSIATIGGLLAKSERTKECWERIEQNLNSIVINTNDGFCLKILRMSYIFLPNYLRPCFLYMGVFEEDYRICVSVLKKLWVSEGFLKPRSGKCLETLAQEYFKELVDRNLILVDGLGSTGNVKYCKIHDLLRDLCLKEAEKERFYHVVRDDPPANISERRVVLKTAGLLGSLSHTRSVICQYDKTTSDNEKVLLSRDLRLLRTFRACDFERYFLENVFELVNSRYLAISVHDESRFSSPIDLLWNLQTLIIHPSFYNDRHVPNEIWKLRQLRHLEFAVNKLILPNPASDDSDIVIMENLQTLKGVENLLLNEEVVKRIPNVKKLHLTYNSDLGEENCLSYLQCFSKLENLSCRTFYQSGDFLLRINFPNSITKLVVDDLYSREFGTKWEDILRKIGSLPLLEKLVLINGVFQTGKWETIEGQFQNLKFLRLWLCEGLVNWIVSDSSHFPLLQKLTLDYLYELEEIPSEVGEIATLKSISLYWCSEAVVESAKKIVEEHEDLYGEQLDLHVRN from the coding sequence ATGGCTGCTTATGGAGCTCTGGTTTCTCTTATGCATATCATAGATACCCTCGAGAAACATCCTTCTCCTCCCATTTCTATCAACAAAAAACAAGTCcaatccctcactcaaaacatTACCTTCTTGCAGGAGTTTCTTGATTCCTATATTTCCCCCTTTGCTGAGAGCCACGATGCTGATCCATTGGAGCGTCGCATTGCTGATGCAGTTTACGCGGCTGAGGATGTTATCGAATCCCATATTGTGGATCAAATTCACAGTGGATCCACAATCGTTGCAGATCATGACTTCTATCACAATCTACAGAAAGTGATAGAAGAAATGGATCTGATCAACAAAGAGGTGAAGAGCATTGCAGTTGAAGCTCAGACCAAGCAGAGGCCTGTTGCTGCCTTAACGCCATCTTCTTCCACTGTGAAAGAGAACGTGATTGTGGGCTCTAAAGAAGTGTTTATTGAAGTTCTAGATAAGCTCGCTGGAAATCAACTCAACCGCCAGATCATCCCTATCACGGGGATGGGTGGCATTGGTAAGACCACTCTTGCCATGAATCTATTTGAGAATGCACTTGTTAAGGAACGTTTTGATATTCGTGCTTGGACTACAATCTCTCAAACTTATAATGTTAGAGAAACACTTAGAGAAGTTCTTTTTCGAGCAAGTGGAGGAGATTCAAGTAGTGAtctgagtgagaatgagttggGACAAAAATTATACCAGTTTTTGTTTGGTAGGAGATATCTTGTAATAATGGATGATATGTGGAGCATAGAGGCGTGGGAGAAGATAAAAAATTTCTTTCCTGATAACCAAAATGGGAGTCGAATAATCGTAACGACTAGGCTGTCTGACTTGAGTTCTCAGTTGAACGAGTCTTGTATAGTTGGCATGAAATTTCTAGATGAGGCTAGTAGTTGGGATTTATTTGGTATGACCGTGTTTGGGAAAGAAAGTTGTCCAATTGAGTTGGAGAAGATTGGAAAGAATATTGTAGCAAATTGTAAAGGACTTCCTTTATCAATTGCTACAATAGGAGGTCTTTTGGCTAAATCTGAGCGCACAAAAGAATGTTGGGAGCGTATAGAGCAAAATTTGAATTCCATTGTTATTAACACTAACGATGGATTTTGCTTGAAAATATTGAGGATGAGTTATATCTTTCTGCCGAACTATTTAAGGCCATGCTTTTTGTATATGGGTGTTTTTGAGGAAGATTACCGTATTTGTGTGTCAGTGCTTAAGAAGTTATGGGTTTCTGAAGGATTTTTAAAACCAAGGAGTGGAAAATGTTTGGAAACACTTGCACAAGAATATTTTAAGGAATTGGTTGATAGAAATCTCATTTTAGTTGATGGATTGGGGTCTACTGGAAACGTTAAGTATTGTAAAATTCATGATTTGTTGAGAGATTTGTGTTTGAAAGAAGCTGAAAAGGAAAGATTTTACCATGTCGTAAGAGATGATCCTCCGGCCAATATTAGCGAACGTCGAGTCGTTCTTAAAACTGCAGGGTTGTTAGGATCTTTGTCACATACTCGTTCCGTAATATGTCAGTATGATAAAACAACAAGTGATAATGAGAAAGTTCTTCTGTCTCGCGATCTTCGATTGTTGAGGACATTCAGAGCATGTGATTTTGAGAGGTATTTCCTAGAAAATGTGTTTGAATTGGTGAACTCACGGTACCTTGCAATCAGTGTTCATGATGAGTCCAGATTCTCTAGTCCAATTGATCTCCTTTGGAATCTACAGACATTGATTATTCATCCATCTTTTTACAACGATCGACATGTACCAAATGAAATTTGGAAACTGCGTCAACTTCGGCATCTTGAATTTGCAGTGAACAAATTGATTCTCCCAAATCCTGCTAGTGATGATAGTGACATTGTCATTATGGAGAATCTGCAAACACTCAAAGGAGTTGAGAATTTGTTATTGAATGAGGAGGTGGTTAAAAGAATTCCCAATGTGAAGAAATTGCATTTAACATACAATTCGGATCTGGGGGAAGAAAACTGTCTAAGCTACCTTCAATGCTTCAGTAAATTGGAAAACTTATCCTGCCGCACCTTTTATCAAAGCGGTGACTTTTTGCTGAGGATTAATTTCCCCAACTCTATCACGAAGTTGGTTGTTGATGACCTTTATAGCAGGGAATTTGGCACAAAGTGGGAAGACATATTGCGTAAAATCGGTTCGTTGCCTCTTCTTGAGAAGCTCGTATTAATAAATGGTGTCTTCCAAACAGGCAAGTGGGAAACAATTGAAGGCCAGTTCCAGAACCTCAAGTTTCTACGGTTGTGGCTTTGTGAAGGTCTAGTAAATTGGATTGTGTCAGACAGCTCCCACTTTCCACTTCTCCAGAAGCTTACTCTCGATTATTTATACGAACTCGAGGAAATCCCATCTGAAGTTGGAGAAATAGCAACGCTGAAATCGATTTCGTTGTATTGGTGCAGTGAAGCAGTTGTGGAGTCAGCGAAAAAGATAGTAGAAGAACATGAGGATCTATATGGAGAGCAATTAGACCTTCATGTGCGTAACTAG